In one window of Desulforhabdus amnigena DNA:
- a CDS encoding iron-sulfur cluster assembly scaffold protein translates to MNYSDKVMDHFINPRNVGELENPDGVGQVGNVNCGDIMRMTIKVVDNRITDINFKTFGCGAAIAVSSMVTEMVKGKTLEEAVLINRDDVAVALGGLPDKKLHCSNLGTDALKAAVNDFWRRTGQPQKVVKLEDEHLEQESEEASACCGSNERGCGQPSNGNPA, encoded by the coding sequence ATGAATTACAGTGACAAAGTTATGGACCATTTCATAAACCCGAGAAACGTCGGCGAACTGGAAAATCCGGACGGAGTCGGACAGGTGGGGAATGTCAATTGCGGTGACATCATGCGCATGACCATAAAAGTTGTGGACAACCGCATCACGGATATCAATTTCAAGACCTTCGGGTGCGGAGCCGCCATTGCCGTCAGTTCCATGGTAACCGAAATGGTCAAGGGAAAAACCTTGGAGGAAGCCGTCCTCATCAATCGGGATGACGTGGCTGTAGCTTTGGGAGGATTGCCCGACAAAAAACTGCACTGTTCCAACCTGGGAACGGATGCTTTGAAGGCGGCCGTCAATGATTTCTGGCGCCGCACGGGACAACCGCAAAAAGTGGTGAAATTGGAAGACGAACATCTGGAACAAGAAAGTGAAGAAGCCAGTGCGTGTTGCGGTAGCAATGAGCGGGGGTGTGGACAGCCTTCGAACGGCAATCCTGCTTAA